The following is a genomic window from Nitrospiria bacterium.
GTTACTAACTATGGCCTGATCCTGGCGGGAAGCTTGCTTTTCCTTATGCAGATGCACGGTTATGCACACACCAGTAACCCTGAGGAATTTACTGTTAGCGCGGAACCCTCTCAAAAAGCGGGGAACAATAAATTCGCTGCAACGGAGGGAAATCCTATAGCATCTCAACAAACTCAATGGAAAGATTCAATCAATATAACCATCCCCGCCAGAGGTGATAAGGAATACAAGTTTCATCTTGCAAAAGGTGCATCACTTGAATATGCATGGAAAACCAGCGGTGCTGAGCTGTTTTTTGATTTCCACGGGGAACCTACAGGCGATACAACCGGTTATTTCAAGAGCTTTAAAAAGAGCACCGACAGCCAATCAAGCGGCTCCTTAACCACGTCCTTTGAAGGCACACATGGCTGGTACTGGGAAAACAATACTCCATCCTCCGTTATCATCGCATTGAAAACAAAAGGCGAATATCAACGTTTGGATTTAAAGAAGGAGTTAGATCAGGCTGAACCAGTACAAACACCAAATTCTACAACCCACGATACCATTGACTAACTTAAGGAGGTCTATCACATGCAATTAAAAATATTAATATTTGGTTTCTTACTCAGTCTTTTCTCAGCCACCGTTATGGCCGGAAGCGACCACGATCACGGGCATTCACATTCTCAGGAGCCTGTAGATCAGGTAACAGCAAAAATGAGGGCGACCAAAGTGGTTGCCGTGCTCGTAGAAACAAAAAAGCTGGATGAAAGCTGGGCATCCATCAACGTAAGTTCCGTTGAGAAAAAAATGTTTAATGGTGAACCTGAATGGGTGGCCGTTTTTGTTAATGACAAAATAACCGATACTGAAAAACGAAAATTTTATGTATTTCTGACTTTGGGTGGGGATTATATCGCGGCAAATTTCACCGGGAATTAGTTGGGTTTTGTTCACAAAGGGGCCTAACGAAAACAGTCTATAATGACTCCGGTCGGGGATGAGTTGCCCCTCCCAAACCGCGCAATCTTGGCGTGCATCCGTTGTAACAGATCCATGTCGCCCTTGGGATCGAAACAGATCACCACATCGCTGCGACGGGTATCCTGGGTGACCAGTATTTTCAGCAAACGAGTCTTTCCCACAATGTGGGCCTGGCTGGAAGGACGGCGAAACGTGAATTACAGTCTGTTGCGAAGGAATATGCATGAAAAACCTGACACTGATAATTCACACGAACGCCAAACAGGATCTGGTGGATCGGCTGCGTCCCTTGGAAGAGGTCACAGGCTTTACCTTTTACCATGTTGAAGGGCAGGGGGTAAAGGTCGAAGGTGATCCCTTTCTCTTAGCGGGGGACAAAGTGGTCTGCTACACACCTTGGGTACGGGTGGATATCTTGCGGGAAGATGCTGATGTGGATGCGGTGCTCGATACGTTGGGTACGAAAAGGATTGCCATCGATGTCCAGGGGATCTACTAGGTTACTACGCTCGAAAAAACCGGGTGCCTATAGCAGGAAGGGGGGGGCAAGAAATGACCCGCAGCAAAGTAAAGGGTTCGCTTCCGGGCTCAAGCCCATGCTGCTCAATGACCAATGCCCACACTGGCAAGAAGGGAGACGGACTGATTTTTATCGTTCCCGTTGACCAAGTCATTCGGATCTACAAAAGGGACCCAGAGGAGGAGGAATCGGAATGAAAAACATACTGGTCTTTTCCATTTTCGTTGTGTTGTCTCTTAGTCATTTTGCCTGTTCAACGCCAGGTTCGCTTTTCTACCACGAGCCGCATACCATCACCTCCCATGATGCAAGAAAACTTCATCCGCGAAGTCGTCTGTCTGATCGCCACAGAAAACTGAATCTGGAGCAGGCCCATGAGATTAATCGGCTCCATGGTGAGAACATTGTTTCTGAGGGAGATTTGATTGTCTATTATGAGGCCAAGCGACGAAAAGGATTGTACGGAGACCAAGGTAATGTCTTCCTTACAAGGATCGAAACGGGAACAGCCCCTATTGAACTTCTTGTTTCAGTTGCAGAGGGGAAAATTTATCAGCTTCTACTAAAAGAGGTTCCTTTCATTGGAAGAAAACCCTTAGTGAGCAATGAGTTTCTCTTTCAATTTATCGGACGGTCCTTGGAAGATTCATGGGAGATTGTCCGTTCGTCTGAGGATTTGCTGCATGTTCCTGCAAAGGTCCGGTCCATGGAGGAATTACCCGTTGTATCCCAAGCGATAACCAATCAAATCAGGAAAGTTCTTATCTTTGATCATGTCTTTACAGCACGTTAATTCCTAAAAATCAGGCCTTGCCGCTGGGCTGTTCTAAAAAGACTGAAGTTTACGATGAGCCCTTTTTTTCTTGGAAATCCTCAAAAATTGCATTATAACAGGACTCAGAATTGTAAAAGGTGAACCCATTTAGAGAATTCTGCCTTCTTGTCCCTCAAACCTTGGTCGGTTAGAAAGTTCGAAACCCGTCCATGGAAACCAACATCCTAGTCCTGTTTTTCCATGTTCTCTGGCGCCACCACCTCGCCACCACGGCGAGTGCAGCTTTGATCGCTTTCCATCGCCTTCACGATCCTTCCATCGCTGTTGACCTTGAAGCTAAGCCCTTGTATAATCACCCATTGTTGCCCTTGGTATCCTTTCATCACCCTTGGCGTCCTATATTCTTTATTACTTTGCCAAGGCGAGGGTCGCGGGTTCAAATCCCGTTTCCCGCTCCATATTTTTCAGGATTTGAGCCCCTCCGGGGGTTTGTAAAAAAAATCCCCTCCTTTGCAAGGAGGGGCATTGGTGAGGTAGAGGATTCAATTTTACTTCCTCAAATTTTTTATTTAAAAAAAATGAGGAAATTAACCATGGTCCATTATCGCTATACCGTGGATATTCTTCCTGAGGAAGATGGAAAAGGGTACTATGCTTCCGTTCAAGCACTTCCCGGGTGTTTTTCTCAAGGAAAAACCATTGAAGAAACAAAAAAGAATACTCAAGCCGCAATTAAACTTCTATTAAGGCATTAAAAAGAGCAAAAGAACCGATCCGATCCCAAAGGAACCGGAAAATTCCTATAGGACTGGTATTGAGGTTGCTGCTTGAGTTCGCGCCTTCCGCATTTTTCGTAATCCCCCTTACGCCTAAGGCCTCCCCCTCACGGTCTTTTCAGAGGTTTGCCTCCAACCTCCCGCCTCCAACGCTTTTACCAAAACCTCCTAATTAATTTTCTTGAGATGTTTCAAGGATTTCAATATACTTTTGGAGAAGCAAAAAATAAATCGAAAAAGATATAAAATGCATGCCTGACCCCATCATGACCCCATCATGACCCCATCATGACCCCATCACATCATGACCCCATCATTGCTAGGGTCGCGATTCTCGAGCATGCCATTATTTTTTACCATTTTTAGCGAAAAACGATCATGAATTCCAGGGACACCATACGTATTTAAAGAAATCATACAGACACTATTTTCCTATTCTCCATTTCCATTACTTCAAGAATCACTCACAATTAAATTTTCTTCAAATATCGAAGGTTCCTATTGGAAACCCTCAGATTCCAATATATATCGATCTTTCCTGAATAGCGACACAATTGAAAGGATATACAGAAGGATCTTAGATAGAAACAT
Proteins encoded in this region:
- a CDS encoding DUF6488 family protein; protein product: MQLKILIFGFLLSLFSATVMAGSDHDHGHSHSQEPVDQVTAKMRATKVVAVLVETKKLDESWASINVSSVEKKMFNGEPEWVAVFVNDKITDTEKRKFYVFLTLGGDYIAANFTGN
- a CDS encoding P-II family nitrogen regulator, with translation MTRSKVKGSLPGSSPCCSMTNAHTGKKGDGLIFIVPVDQVIRIYKRDPEEEESE
- a CDS encoding DUF3240 family protein, producing MKNLTLIIHTNAKQDLVDRLRPLEEVTGFTFYHVEGQGVKVEGDPFLLAGDKVVCYTPWVRVDILREDADVDAVLDTLGTKRIAIDVQGIY
- a CDS encoding type II toxin-antitoxin system HicB family antitoxin, with amino-acid sequence METNILVLFFHVLWRHHLATTASAALIAFHRLHDPSIAVDLEAKPLYNHPLLPLVSFHHPWRPIFFITLPRRGSRVQIPFPAPYFSGFEPLRGFVKKIPSFARRGIGEVEDSILLPQIFYLKKMRKLTMVHYRYTVDILPEEDGKGYYASVQALPGCFSQGKTIEETKKNTQAAIKLLLRH